The Hemicordylus capensis ecotype Gifberg chromosome 6, rHemCap1.1.pri, whole genome shotgun sequence genome window below encodes:
- the ABCB5 gene encoding ATP-binding cassette sub-family B member 5 isoform X3, translating to MILANHRFLVNAIYLCDLNCTKRTMKNSSKSYTVNTVSKPELPSNGHDNPAFQPDETAAQNGHLKKNKKKKKNEKSEKPNKKMVGVFELFRFADKLDIALLIVGFLTAAATGTANPLVIIIFGQMTNTFVVTSFNSSTGMLIIMLLLAVAYWSVVGFKSGPFWRLLQDKLQGSARSSFLLSCTKEMAWFDTTQIGTLNTRLTDDTIQEGIGDMISILVQYLSTFVTGIIIGFSYGWKLTLVVLSVTPILAISRGVWSSILSSLTTKELKAYAKAGAVAEEILCAIRTVVAFNGQKKALAKSDENLEAAKIVGMKKTITTNASMGVSQFFIYGCYALAFWYGTKLTVDEPDIYDIGTVLIVFFTVIIDAFFLGQASPNLESLANARGAAYEIYYIINKPRPIDSSSDEGFKPDILQGEIEFKSIHFSYPSRPDTKILKGLNLKILPGKTIALVGSSGCGKSTTIQLFQRFYDPLEGQVTINGHDIRTLNIRWMRKNMGIASQEPVLFATTIAGNIRYGREDISDAEIEQAAKEANAYDFITRLPDKFNTMVGERGAQLSGGQKQRIAIARALARNPKILLLDEATSALDTQSESIVQAALDKD from the exons ATGATTTTGGCAAACCATAG ATTTTTGGTGAATGCAATTTATTTATGTGATTTAAACTGCACCAAGAGAACAATGAAGAATAGTTCGAAAAGCTACACAGTAAATACAGTATCCAAACCTG AGCTTCCAAGCAATGGCCATGACAACCCGGCTTTCCAACCGGATGAAACAGCTGCACAAAATGGCCATTTAAAGAAGAACAAGAAAAA AAAGAAAAATGAGAAGTCAGAGAAGCCAAATAAAAAGATGGTTGGGGTTTTTGAGCTG TTTCGTTTTGCAGACAAGCTGGATATCGCTTTATTAATAGTGGGCTTTCTTACTGCTGCTGCAACTGGAACTGCAAATCCACTTGTTATCATTATCTTTGGCCAGATGACAAACACCTTTGTGGTGACCAGCTTTAATTCATCTACAG GCATGCTTATTATTATGTTGCTATTGGCTGTGGCGTATTGGTCTGTAGTTGGATTCAAGTCTGGGCCTTTCTGGCGACTGCTACAAGACAAACTGCAAGGATCCGCGAGAAGTTCTTTTTTGCTGTCCTGCACTAAGGAGATGGCCTGGTTTGATACTACCCAGATCGGAACATTGAACACTAGATTGACAGA CGATACCATTCAAGAAGGCATTGGAGATATGATCAGTATACTAGTCCAGTATCTGTCCACATTTGTGACCGGGATTATCATAGGATTTTCATATGGATGGAAGCTGACCCTAGTGGTTTTGTCTGTTACCCCGATTCTTGCTATATCTCGGGGGGTGTGGTCATCT ATTCTGTCATCTTTGACTACTAAAGAACTCAAGGCTTACGCTAAAGCCGGTGCTGTGGCAGAAGAAATCTTGTGCGCCATTAGGACTGTTGTTGCTTTCAATGGACAGAAGAAAGCTCTAGCAAA ATCTGATGAAAACCTAGAAGCAGCTAAGATTGTTGGGATGAAAAAGACTATTACCACCAATGCTTCTATGGGTGTCTCACAATTTTTTATATATGGATGCTATGCACTTGCCTTTTGGTATGGAACCAAACTCACTGTGGATGAGCCCGATATCTATGACATTGGAACAGTGTTAATT gtATTCTTTACTGTGATCATTGATGCTTTCTTCCTTGGGCAGGCTTCTCCAAATTTAGAGAGCTTAGCCAATGCTCGTGGTGCAGCCTACGAAATCTATTACATTATCAATAAG CCCCGTCCCATAGACAGCAGTTCTGATGAAGGGTTCAAGCCAGACATACTCCAAGGAGAAATTGAATTCAAAAGCATCCATTTTAGCTACCCCTCTAGACCTGATACAAAG ATTCTTAAGGGTCTGAACCTAAAAATCCTTCCTGGGAAGACTATTGCTCTTGTTGGCTCCAGTGGTTGTGGGAAAAGCACTACAATTCAGCTGTTTCAGAGATTCTATGATCCACTGGAAGGACAG GTTACCATCAATGGCCATGATATACGGACACTAAATATCAGATGGATGAGAAAAAACATGGGCATCGCCAGCCAGGAGCCAGTTTTGTTTGCTACCACAATAGCTGGCAACATTCGCTATGGCAGAGAGGATATTAGTGATGCTGAAATTGAGCAAGCAGCTAAAGAAGCAAATGCTTATGACTTCATAACCAGACTTCCAGAT
- the ABCB5 gene encoding ATP-binding cassette sub-family B member 5 isoform X2: MILANHRFLVNAIYLCDLNCTKRTMKNSSKSYTVNTVSKPELPSNGHDNPAFQPDETAAQNGHLKKNKKKKKNEKSEKPNKKMVGVFELFRFADKLDIALLIVGFLTAAATGTANPLVIIIFGQMTNTFVVTSFNSSTGMLIIMLLLAVAYWSVVGFKSGPFWRLLQDKLQGSARSSFLLSCTKEMAWFDTTQIGTLNTRLTDDTIQEGIGDMISILVQYLSTFVTGIIIGFSYGWKLTLVVLSVTPILAISRGVWSSILSSLTTKELKAYAKAGAVAEEILCAIRTVVAFNGQKKALAKSDENLEAAKIVGMKKTITTNASMGVSQFFIYGCYALAFWYGTKLTVDEPDIYDIGTVLIVFFTVIIDAFFLGQASPNLESLANARGAAYEIYYIINKPRPIDSSSDEGFKPDILQGEIEFKSIHFSYPSRPDTKILKGLNLKILPGKTIALVGSSGCGKSTTIQLFQRFYDPLEGQVTINGHDIRTLNIRWMRKNMGIASQEPVLFATTIAGNIRYGREDISDAEIEQAAKEANAYDFITRLPDKFNTMVGERGAQLSGGQKQRIAIARALARNPKILLLDEATSALDTQSESIVQAALDKCYG, translated from the exons ATGATTTTGGCAAACCATAG ATTTTTGGTGAATGCAATTTATTTATGTGATTTAAACTGCACCAAGAGAACAATGAAGAATAGTTCGAAAAGCTACACAGTAAATACAGTATCCAAACCTG AGCTTCCAAGCAATGGCCATGACAACCCGGCTTTCCAACCGGATGAAACAGCTGCACAAAATGGCCATTTAAAGAAGAACAAGAAAAA AAAGAAAAATGAGAAGTCAGAGAAGCCAAATAAAAAGATGGTTGGGGTTTTTGAGCTG TTTCGTTTTGCAGACAAGCTGGATATCGCTTTATTAATAGTGGGCTTTCTTACTGCTGCTGCAACTGGAACTGCAAATCCACTTGTTATCATTATCTTTGGCCAGATGACAAACACCTTTGTGGTGACCAGCTTTAATTCATCTACAG GCATGCTTATTATTATGTTGCTATTGGCTGTGGCGTATTGGTCTGTAGTTGGATTCAAGTCTGGGCCTTTCTGGCGACTGCTACAAGACAAACTGCAAGGATCCGCGAGAAGTTCTTTTTTGCTGTCCTGCACTAAGGAGATGGCCTGGTTTGATACTACCCAGATCGGAACATTGAACACTAGATTGACAGA CGATACCATTCAAGAAGGCATTGGAGATATGATCAGTATACTAGTCCAGTATCTGTCCACATTTGTGACCGGGATTATCATAGGATTTTCATATGGATGGAAGCTGACCCTAGTGGTTTTGTCTGTTACCCCGATTCTTGCTATATCTCGGGGGGTGTGGTCATCT ATTCTGTCATCTTTGACTACTAAAGAACTCAAGGCTTACGCTAAAGCCGGTGCTGTGGCAGAAGAAATCTTGTGCGCCATTAGGACTGTTGTTGCTTTCAATGGACAGAAGAAAGCTCTAGCAAA ATCTGATGAAAACCTAGAAGCAGCTAAGATTGTTGGGATGAAAAAGACTATTACCACCAATGCTTCTATGGGTGTCTCACAATTTTTTATATATGGATGCTATGCACTTGCCTTTTGGTATGGAACCAAACTCACTGTGGATGAGCCCGATATCTATGACATTGGAACAGTGTTAATT gtATTCTTTACTGTGATCATTGATGCTTTCTTCCTTGGGCAGGCTTCTCCAAATTTAGAGAGCTTAGCCAATGCTCGTGGTGCAGCCTACGAAATCTATTACATTATCAATAAG CCCCGTCCCATAGACAGCAGTTCTGATGAAGGGTTCAAGCCAGACATACTCCAAGGAGAAATTGAATTCAAAAGCATCCATTTTAGCTACCCCTCTAGACCTGATACAAAG ATTCTTAAGGGTCTGAACCTAAAAATCCTTCCTGGGAAGACTATTGCTCTTGTTGGCTCCAGTGGTTGTGGGAAAAGCACTACAATTCAGCTGTTTCAGAGATTCTATGATCCACTGGAAGGACAG GTTACCATCAATGGCCATGATATACGGACACTAAATATCAGATGGATGAGAAAAAACATGGGCATCGCCAGCCAGGAGCCAGTTTTGTTTGCTACCACAATAGCTGGCAACATTCGCTATGGCAGAGAGGATATTAGTGATGCTGAAATTGAGCAAGCAGCTAAAGAAGCAAATGCTTATGACTTCATAACCAGACTTCCAGAT